A single region of the Cyanobacteria bacterium FACHB-DQ100 genome encodes:
- the rsfS gene encoding ribosome silencing factor, producing the protein MTELSNQQTLSTPIANLDDRSATLARLAAEAADERKGSEIVLLKVGDVTVLADYFVMVTGYSKVQVRAIARSIEEKVEETMNRRPIRSEGFAEGSWIVEDYGDVIVHVMMPQEREYYGLESFWGHAARVPFVEF; encoded by the coding sequence ATGACAGAACTTTCTAACCAACAAACCCTTTCCACACCGATTGCAAATCTCGACGATCGCAGCGCTACACTGGCACGTTTGGCGGCAGAGGCTGCCGATGAGCGGAAAGGGAGTGAGATTGTGTTGCTGAAAGTGGGCGATGTGACGGTTCTGGCAGATTATTTTGTCATGGTGACGGGCTATTCAAAAGTGCAAGTACGGGCGATTGCTCGATCGATTGAAGAGAAAGTCGAGGAAACGATGAACCGGAGACCGATTCGCTCCGAGGGCTTTGCGGAGGGCAGTTGGATTGTGGAAGATTACGGCGATGTGATTGTGCACGTCATGATGCCGCAAGAGCGCGAATATTACGGCTTAGAGTCGTTTTGGGGTCACGCGGCACGAGTGCCTTTTGTTGAGTTCTAG
- a CDS encoding high light inducible protein, with amino-acid sequence MRSGSIVDDQGKLNNFAIEPQMYVTDQPQFGFNTNAERLNGRLAMIGFVSLLLLEAFTGHGIIGFLTSL; translated from the coding sequence ATGAGAAGCGGTTCAATTGTTGACGACCAAGGCAAGTTAAATAATTTTGCGATCGAACCCCAGATGTATGTCACTGACCAGCCTCAGTTCGGTTTCAACACCAACGCAGAACGCTTGAACGGTCGGCTTGCAATGATCGGCTTCGTTTCGCTCCTGCTTTTAGAAGCCTTTACCGGACATGGCATCATCGGATTCTTAACCAGCCTATAA
- a CDS encoding zinc metallopeptidase, whose translation MFFHWSYLLLIPGMILVFWAQQRVQNTYRKYSGIPSRGGMTGAQVAKMILDRMGIYNVTVEPVAGELTDHYDPSAKAVRLSEVVYNSTSLAAAAVAAHECGHVLQDVKGYKPMNMRAALVPAVNLGANFGPILIMAGLFIGALGKVFIPLGIALFAAVIIFHIVTLPVEFDASSRALRLIDELGILQGEENQGARKVLNAAAFTYVATALYAVLQLVQYILIAMGQRD comes from the coding sequence ATGTTTTTTCACTGGTCATATCTCCTGCTGATTCCCGGCATGATTCTGGTATTTTGGGCACAGCAGCGCGTTCAAAACACCTATCGCAAATACTCAGGGATTCCCTCGCGTGGGGGAATGACTGGAGCGCAGGTAGCAAAGATGATTCTCGATCGTATGGGCATCTACAACGTCACGGTTGAACCCGTTGCGGGCGAACTAACTGATCATTATGATCCAAGCGCGAAAGCAGTCCGACTCTCTGAAGTGGTTTACAATTCGACTTCGCTGGCTGCCGCAGCCGTTGCCGCCCATGAATGTGGTCACGTTCTGCAAGATGTGAAGGGTTATAAACCCATGAATATGCGGGCGGCGCTGGTTCCAGCGGTGAACTTGGGTGCGAATTTTGGCCCGATCTTAATCATGGCGGGTCTGTTTATCGGCGCACTGGGCAAGGTATTTATCCCGCTTGGAATTGCGCTGTTTGCCGCAGTGATTATTTTCCACATTGTGACTTTGCCGGTTGAGTTTGATGCGTCGAGTCGGGCATTGCGGCTGATCGATGAGTTGGGCATTTTGCAGGGTGAGGAAAATCAGGGAGCGCGGAAAGTATTGAATGCAGCAGCGTTTACCTACGTAGCAACCGCGCTGTATGCGGTGCTTCAATTGGTGCAATACATTCTGATTGCAATGGGTCAGCGTGATTAG
- the yqeK gene encoding bis(5'-nucleosyl)-tetraphosphatase (symmetrical) YqeK, which yields MRELPKALQTEGTSPQVNQSIALSGLLPPPDRTRARVLSWLKGNVPETRIRHILRVEQFAIELAELHGLNVEKAAQAALMHDLAKFFKPKRLLNMAIAEGLTLDPIDESNPHLLHADVGAIVARDEFGVQDQSVLDAIRHHTLGSPNMSLLSCVVYLADGLEPGRGDTPELEELRDLSRRDLIQATWRSADASLKHLIQAGHLIHPRTVQTRNAFLQQYKTGARSR from the coding sequence ATGCGTGAATTGCCCAAAGCACTACAGACTGAAGGGACTTCGCCGCAGGTGAATCAATCGATCGCGCTCTCAGGTTTACTGCCTCCACCGGATCGAACTCGCGCTAGAGTCTTATCCTGGCTAAAAGGAAACGTGCCTGAAACTCGAATTCGACATATTCTGCGGGTGGAGCAGTTTGCGATCGAGCTTGCCGAGTTGCATGGTCTCAATGTCGAAAAAGCGGCTCAAGCGGCATTGATGCACGATCTCGCTAAGTTCTTTAAGCCCAAGCGATTGTTAAATATGGCGATCGCCGAAGGCTTAACGCTCGATCCGATCGACGAGTCGAATCCACATCTTCTCCATGCCGATGTGGGGGCGATCGTAGCGCGGGATGAGTTTGGAGTGCAGGATCAATCAGTATTGGATGCCATTCGTCATCACACGTTGGGCAGTCCGAACATGAGCTTACTCAGTTGTGTGGTGTATCTGGCAGACGGGCTGGAGCCGGGACGCGGGGACACCCCAGAGCTAGAAGAATTGCGTGATTTGAGTCGGCGAGATTTGATTCAGGCAACTTGGCGATCGGCGGATGCCTCGCTCAAGCACCTGATTCAAGCGGGTCATTTGATCCATCCGCGTACCGTTCAGACGCGCAATGCGTTCTTGCAGCAGTATAAAACTGGGGCACGATCGCGCTGA
- a CDS encoding CGLD27 family protein: MNSVSCPVPEEQRPINEYQDLKESWFFRWATLDRIGYLKPIAVLWAITWLISAPVAAVSFPPAKHLPQFLLFASAGALVIPGLALLRLYLGWAYVQRRLLNPAVFYEESGWYDGQMWEKPPEVLAQDRLVVSYQVQPILERLKKTFGAVAVGITIGVAVWFFL, translated from the coding sequence ATGAACTCAGTTAGTTGTCCCGTTCCTGAAGAACAGCGACCAATCAACGAATATCAAGACCTGAAGGAATCTTGGTTTTTTCGGTGGGCAACGCTTGATCGCATTGGCTACCTGAAGCCGATTGCGGTTCTTTGGGCGATCACCTGGCTCATTTCTGCTCCCGTTGCTGCCGTCAGTTTTCCACCTGCGAAACATTTGCCGCAATTTCTCCTATTTGCATCGGCAGGAGCGCTGGTGATTCCGGGTCTAGCTTTGCTGCGGCTTTATTTGGGATGGGCGTATGTGCAGCGACGATTGCTCAATCCAGCCGTGTTTTATGAAGAGTCGGGCTGGTATGACGGGCAAATGTGGGAAAAGCCGCCGGAAGTATTGGCGCAGGATCGATTGGTGGTGAGTTACCAAGTTCAGCCAATTTTAGAGCGGTTAAAGAAGACGTTTGGGGCGGTCGCAGTTGGAATTACGATCGGGGTTGCAGTTTGGTTCTTTTTGTAA
- a CDS encoding aldo/keto reductase, giving the protein METQDKVMSMSHLRELGITREMVFPIGLGGMPMSIRDRPPEDQSIATIHKALELGVTLIDTADAYCRDESDKHHNEKLIYKALQQYTGDKSQVMIATKGGLMRPNGSWTQNGNPDHLRKTIRESFEALGGDKPIDIWQYHSPDPNYSIKDALTPAKEAQNAGIVRYVGVSNFSIDQLKQARDVVEIVSVQNQYNPWHRNPEYDGVLEYCEAEGITFLPWSPLGGMSRVKQLQQFTGMTDLAAEKGLSIYSLLLAWMLSKSPCIVPIPGASRPETIADSIKAAQVRLEPPEIAIVEDAIANV; this is encoded by the coding sequence ATGGAAACTCAGGACAAAGTAATGTCAATGTCCCATTTAAGAGAACTCGGAATCACGCGAGAAATGGTCTTCCCGATCGGGCTTGGCGGAATGCCGATGTCAATCCGCGATCGTCCACCGGAAGACCAATCGATCGCCACCATTCATAAAGCTTTAGAACTCGGTGTTACTTTAATCGATACCGCCGATGCTTACTGTCGCGATGAATCCGACAAGCATCACAATGAAAAACTGATTTACAAAGCTCTGCAACAATACACAGGCGATAAAAGCCAAGTCATGATTGCCACCAAAGGCGGATTGATGCGCCCGAACGGCTCTTGGACACAGAACGGCAACCCGGATCATTTGCGTAAAACCATTCGCGAAAGTTTTGAAGCATTGGGCGGAGACAAGCCGATCGACATTTGGCAATATCACTCCCCTGATCCCAACTACTCGATCAAAGATGCACTCACTCCCGCCAAAGAAGCCCAAAATGCGGGAATCGTTCGTTATGTCGGCGTATCAAACTTCAGCATTGATCAGCTCAAACAAGCTCGCGATGTAGTCGAAATTGTTTCAGTGCAAAACCAATACAATCCCTGGCATCGCAACCCTGAATATGATGGCGTACTCGAATACTGCGAAGCCGAAGGCATCACTTTCTTACCCTGGAGTCCGCTCGGTGGCATGAGTCGCGTCAAGCAATTACAGCAGTTCACCGGAATGACCGATCTCGCGGCTGAAAAAGGCTTATCAATTTACAGCCTGCTTCTGGCGTGGATGCTCTCGAAATCGCCTTGCATTGTTCCGATCCCCGGAGCCAGCCGCCCAGAAACGATCGCAGACTCGATCAAAGCCGCACAAGTCCGACTCGAACCACCAGAAATCGCGATCGTCGAAGATGCGATTGCAAACGTTTAA
- a CDS encoding DUF2079 domain-containing protein yields MFKSNPNEAKNDPAASIPWRILAIAGIIGFGFSGMRHFMMQSEAWDLGIFDQAVYLISQGQTPFSTLLRFHILGDHAAVIFYPIALLYKIYPSVYWLLLIQTIALVIGGWMVRELALQAKITPKWATLLMGVYLLYPLTFNANIADFHPETIAVPAFLGAVWFARAQRLWQFCICVAIILSCRDALGLSVAAMGIWLWLCEDRRVYGAIALLAGISWFVIATQVIIPSAEGGVSIDRFLFRYAHLGRSYSEIAKNLIFNPLLFLKTLFTFRNFEYIVLSFAPIVWASHPRNWLPLVAAVPTLAMNMLSQEDGQRTLTDQYALPLLPFLMLIAIATVANPPKWLPSRRAILAWSIVGLFILGKYGYFTFYIRRMDTWAASRAAIALIREDDRVLADARLVPHLSHRKVIEQLGRQQSEPYDAVLINAKRVWAVRRSMSEAEIQQLQQTYGLKQVFAQDGIVLLHR; encoded by the coding sequence ATGTTCAAATCCAACCCCAATGAAGCGAAAAACGATCCAGCCGCAAGCATACCTTGGCGAATTTTGGCGATCGCAGGCATCATTGGGTTTGGATTTAGCGGAATGCGGCATTTTATGATGCAGTCTGAAGCTTGGGATCTCGGAATTTTTGATCAGGCAGTTTATCTGATTAGCCAGGGTCAAACCCCGTTTTCGACGCTGTTAAGATTTCATATTTTGGGCGATCATGCTGCCGTAATTTTTTACCCGATCGCCCTGCTCTACAAGATTTACCCCAGTGTGTACTGGTTATTGTTGATTCAAACGATCGCGCTTGTGATTGGCGGTTGGATGGTGCGAGAACTGGCACTTCAGGCAAAGATCACACCGAAATGGGCAACGCTGCTGATGGGGGTGTATTTGCTGTATCCCTTAACGTTTAATGCGAATATTGCCGATTTTCATCCTGAAACGATCGCCGTTCCCGCATTCTTAGGTGCAGTGTGGTTTGCCCGCGCTCAGCGATTGTGGCAATTCTGTATTTGTGTGGCGATTATTCTGAGTTGCCGGGATGCACTCGGATTGAGTGTGGCAGCGATGGGAATTTGGCTCTGGTTGTGTGAAGATCGGCGGGTTTATGGTGCGATCGCGCTTCTTGCCGGGATTAGTTGGTTTGTGATTGCAACGCAGGTGATCATACCGAGCGCTGAGGGCGGCGTTTCTATCGATCGGTTTCTATTCCGTTATGCCCATTTGGGAAGGTCTTACAGCGAAATCGCCAAAAATCTCATCTTCAATCCGCTGCTTTTTCTGAAGACCCTGTTCACCTTTCGGAACTTTGAGTACATCGTTTTGAGTTTTGCGCCGATCGTCTGGGCAAGTCATCCACGCAATTGGCTTCCTTTAGTTGCAGCCGTTCCCACACTGGCGATGAATATGCTGTCTCAGGAAGACGGACAGCGCACCCTCACCGATCAATATGCGCTGCCATTGTTGCCGTTTTTGATGCTAATTGCGATCGCAACCGTTGCCAATCCGCCGAAATGGTTGCCGAGCCGCCGAGCGATTTTAGCCTGGTCGATCGTGGGATTATTCATTCTCGGCAAGTATGGCTACTTCACGTTTTACATTCGGCGGATGGACACTTGGGCAGCGAGCCGAGCCGCGATCGCCCTGATTCGTGAAGACGATCGGGTACTGGCAGATGCGCGTTTGGTTCCCCACCTAAGTCATCGAAAAGTCATCGAGCAATTGGGACGACAGCAATCAGAGCCATATGATGCGGTGTTAATCAACGCCAAACGAGTCTGGGCAGTGCGGCGATCGATGTCTGAAGCAGAAATTCAGCAGCTTCAGCAAACCTATGGATTGAAGCAGGTCTTTGCTCAAGACGGAATTGTATTGCTGCACCGTTAA